DNA sequence from the Entomomonas asaccharolytica genome:
TTGACTTTATAACGATTGATAAACCAACTAATCAGTTTATTTTTAAACCAAGGCGTTTGTGTTTCCGCTAAAAAGCCTATTGTTCTCGATAGTAAATGCTGTGGTGTTATGTACTGAACAATAATAAAAAGTCGTTGCTTAAATGTCATTTTTTTAATTTTCCACTATTGTATCAGGATGATTCCCCCATTCAGACCATGCCCCTGCATATGCCTTAACCCTAGGATATCCTAATGCCTTTGCCACTAAATAAGTAAACCCAGAACGATGATGACTCTGGCAATGTGTTATAACTTCCTTATCCTTAGTAATCCCTAATTCTTCTAAACGATCAATAATATCGCTACGAATCCTTAAACCATGCTCAGTATCCATCGCTGCTGTCCATTCCAGATGAACTGCACCAGGAATATGTCCCCCTTTTGCAGCTAATAGTTTTTCACCATTATATTCAGCAAGAGAGCGAGCATCCCATATCACTAGATCATCAGCACCTAAACGACTCTGTATATACTCAAAAGTGGCTGTTGGTTCCTCATCGATGGTTAATTTTGGCGAGGTAACGGATACCTCTGGTAATTCTGTAGATAACGGATAACCTTCAGCAATCCATGCACGCAAACCACCATTTAAATAATGGTAATTATGATGCCCTATTGAATCTAGCAACCAAATAAAACGACCTGCCCAGCCACCGCCTTCATCATCATAAACCACATAAGTGGCTTCGGAATTGTGCCCTAATTGGCCAAATAAATGTTCTAAAGATAATTTATCAGGTAATAAACCATAAAAACCCGTTTGTGATTGGGTTTGTTTTGTTTCAACACAATGAGCATGGGCAATATGCCCCTGTTGATAAGGAAGTTCACTACCAACATCAACTAAAATTAATTCAGGCGCAGATAACCTATCTAACAATTCATTAGGTTCAATAACGAGAGGTAATTCAGAAAATTCAGACATTAATTAAGTCTCACCATAATTATATTAATCACATTACTGCATAACCAACTGTATATTAAGCGAAGTTATAATAACACTTATCCTAAGGTTATCTAACCATACTATAGTAAAATAGCTTAACAAACTGTCTGATACAACTTCACCTGACAAAACTCGGCAGGCTCAAATAAATCAGGTATTGTCTCTGATTGCATATTGGCTAATAACTGATAACGTTGATGTTGAAAATTTTTTACTCTGGAATCAGCCAATAATACATGGCTTGCCCTACTAGGCAATACATCTAGCCAAAAAAAATTATCGCGATCATATAAAATATCTGCTGCCACAATAACATCGTAATAATTATCTGTCATGGTAAAATCAGCTAAACAATTTAAGGTTACGC
Encoded proteins:
- a CDS encoding rhodanese-like domain-containing protein, whose translation is MSEFSELPLVIEPNELLDRLSAPELILVDVGSELPYQQGHIAHAHCVETKQTQSQTGFYGLLPDKLSLEHLFGQLGHNSEATYVVYDDEGGGWAGRFIWLLDSIGHHNYHYLNGGLRAWIAEGYPLSTELPEVSVTSPKLTIDEEPTATFEYIQSRLGADDLVIWDARSLAEYNGEKLLAAKGGHIPGAVHLEWTAAMDTEHGLRIRSDIIDRLEELGITKDKEVITHCQSHHRSGFTYLVAKALGYPRVKAYAGAWSEWGNHPDTIVEN